The following coding sequences lie in one Numida meleagris isolate 19003 breed g44 Domestic line chromosome Z, NumMel1.0, whole genome shotgun sequence genomic window:
- the LYSMD3 gene encoding lysM and putative peptidoglycan-binding domain-containing protein 3 produces MRRDGGAGGRYGRRWGSLPAASGEGRAGRQRGRVSPLREGGAERWGEVAAGPASPLGPAAPLSVPRLPPAPHSRPGSMAGRGPGCSLQLPAGAQPPGGGHLYPAEGEGLEEESEVFELRPRGREKVRRSTSRDRLDGIILLTKDIQEGDTLNAIALQYCCSVADIKRVNNLINDQDFFALRSIKIPVKKFSVLTETHVSPKGRTVLRPAHYSSEVHEASPSDKFTANETAGNFLKEVDRDIEEIVKCNDTKRENLNEVVSALAAQQVCFETDGKSKKCKDPYYGADWGIGWWTAVVIMLIIGIITPVFYLLYYEVLVKADVSHHSTMESAHSFVTAASHQKQIENGRHPANSINVNNQGDLQPYSRKPQANVIHRHIT; encoded by the exons ccgggggcagGTACGGGCGGCGCTGGGGATCGCTCCCGGCCGCTTCCGGGGAGGGGcgggcaggcaggcagagggGCCGGGTCTCTCCTCTCCGGGAAGGAGGGGCGGAGCGCTGGGGGGAAGTCGCGGCCGGGCCTGCATCTCCGCTGGGGCCGGCGGCCCCGCTCAGCGTGCCACGTCTGCCGCCCGCCCCTCACAGCCGTCCTGGGAGCATGGCCGGGAGAGGCCcgggctgcagcctgcagctgccgGCCGGAGCGCAGCCTCCCGGCGGCGGCCACCTCTACCCGGCGGAGGGCgaagggctggaggaggagagcgAGGTCTTCGagct GCGGCCGCGGGGCAGGGAGAAGGTCCGGCGGAGCACGTCGAGGGACAGGCTGGACGGCATCATCCTGCTGACGAAGGACATCCAGGAGGGGGACACGCTGAACGCGATCGCGCTGCAGTACTGCTGCTCG gttgCAGATATCAAGAGGGTTAACAATCTTATCAATGATCAAGACTTTTTTGCACTGAGGTCTATCAAAATACCAGTGAAAAAGTTCAGTGTATTGACCGAAACACATGTCTCTCCAAAAGGCAGAACAGTTCTCCGGCCTGCTCACTATTCCTCAGAAGTGCATGAAGCATCACCTTCTGATAAATTCACTGCTAATGAGACTGCTGGCAACTTCTTAAAAGAAGTGGATCGAGATATAGAAGAAATTGTGAAGTGTAATGATACAAAGAGAGAGAACCTTAATGAAGTGGTTTCTGCCTTAGCAGCCCAACAGGTCTGTTTTGAAACTGATggtaaaagtaaaaaatgcaaGGATCCATACTATGGAGCAGATTGGGGGATAGGATGGTGGACAGCTGTTGTGATTATGTTGATTATTGGCATAATAACGCCCGTTTTTTATCTCCTGTATTACGAAGTTTTAGTGAAAGCAGATGTCAGTCACCATTCTACAATGGAATCTGCCCACTCTTTTGTCACAGCAGCATCACATcagaaacaaatagaaaatggaaGACATCCAGCAAATAGTATAAATGTTAATAATCAAGGAGACCTCCAGCCTTACAGCCGAAAACCCCAGGCAAATGTTATTCATAGACACATAACATAG